From the genome of Edaphobacter dinghuensis, one region includes:
- a CDS encoding GlxA family transcriptional regulator, which translates to MRKIVISGPPPVQILDVTGPLEVFSSVPDYDVQVVAPDDSGQLVTNRRINISGAVSRESITGNIDTLVVAGGPGAESGVYDEGYIRWITEVAARSRRVASICTGAFILAAAGLLNGKRAVTHWNFCDRLAKEFPQVKVMPDPIFLRDGEVYTSAGITAGIDLALAMVEEDHGHQAALAVARQLVMFLVRPGGQAQYSHTLSRQAATSQPLRELQVYMLENLKADLSVEALAARIGMSPRHFSRTCLREMQMNPGQFVDRLRVEAAQQMIGGSSMGLKEIADACGFGSADSMRRVFQRVIGISAGEYAERFRRTKL; encoded by the coding sequence ATGCGCAAGATCGTTATCAGTGGACCGCCACCTGTTCAGATTCTTGATGTGACGGGCCCGCTTGAAGTTTTTTCCAGCGTTCCGGACTACGATGTCCAGGTCGTCGCGCCGGATGACTCTGGCCAGTTAGTCACAAATCGCAGGATCAATATCAGTGGAGCTGTCTCGCGAGAGAGCATCACCGGAAACATTGACACTCTTGTAGTGGCCGGTGGACCCGGTGCTGAGAGCGGCGTATACGATGAGGGGTACATCCGCTGGATTACTGAGGTTGCCGCGCGGTCGCGTCGTGTTGCTTCCATCTGCACAGGAGCGTTTATTCTCGCCGCCGCCGGGCTCTTGAATGGTAAGCGCGCGGTAACTCACTGGAACTTCTGCGATCGTCTTGCGAAGGAGTTTCCTCAGGTAAAGGTGATGCCAGATCCAATCTTCCTTCGGGACGGTGAGGTTTACACTTCGGCGGGTATTACTGCAGGCATCGATCTCGCGCTTGCCATGGTCGAGGAGGACCACGGGCATCAGGCAGCGCTCGCCGTCGCGCGCCAACTTGTGATGTTCCTTGTTCGTCCTGGCGGTCAGGCGCAATACAGTCATACGCTCTCAAGACAAGCGGCGACATCACAACCACTTCGCGAGCTTCAGGTGTACATGCTTGAAAATCTCAAGGCTGATCTTTCTGTTGAGGCTCTTGCGGCGCGAATCGGCATGAGTCCGCGTCATTTCTCGCGCACTTGTTTACGGGAGATGCAGATGAATCCAGGTCAGTTCGTAGACCGGCTTCGTGTAGAGGCCGCGCAGCAGATGATCGGAGGCTCTTCCATGGGCCTAAAGGAGATTGCGGATGCGTGTGGCTTTGGGTCCGCCGATTCGATGCGCCGTGTCTTCCAGAGGGTGATAGGTATCTCAGCCGGCGAGTATGCTGAACGGTTTCGACGGACGAAGCTTTAA
- a CDS encoding HD domain-containing protein produces MNRDSFSIATSSKAEVVEMQTAESRPLFREPKVVIPVPTPQTKYQHVQPGVPDTLLAREATGLLHEFSTPLLFNHSHRVFFWANEMGRRSGQPYDQELLFICAAFHDLGLLEKFSSAEDRFEVDGANAVRQFLEHHGVPSARIQVAWDAISLHTTPGIVQYKPIEVELLYNGVGLDVLGIGYDEFPDDLRKKIVAQYPRVNFKQDIAKAFLGGFEHKTRSAEGTCNEDICSHFIRNYKRSNFYEQIQSSAFPNSE; encoded by the coding sequence ATGAACAGAGATTCTTTTTCAATCGCAACATCCAGTAAGGCCGAGGTTGTGGAAATGCAGACAGCCGAATCCAGACCGCTTTTTCGCGAGCCGAAGGTTGTCATTCCCGTACCTACTCCCCAGACAAAGTACCAGCACGTACAGCCCGGTGTGCCGGACACATTACTGGCACGTGAGGCGACCGGGCTACTCCATGAGTTCAGCACGCCTCTTCTTTTTAACCATTCCCATCGCGTATTTTTCTGGGCGAACGAGATGGGACGCCGAAGCGGTCAACCATACGATCAGGAGCTGCTTTTTATATGTGCAGCCTTCCACGATCTTGGCCTTTTGGAGAAGTTTTCAAGCGCCGAAGATCGCTTCGAGGTAGATGGCGCGAATGCTGTACGCCAGTTTCTCGAGCATCACGGCGTGCCGTCTGCACGTATACAGGTCGCCTGGGATGCGATCTCGCTTCATACAACCCCAGGCATCGTTCAGTACAAGCCGATAGAAGTTGAGCTGTTATACAACGGGGTTGGCCTCGATGTTTTGGGTATTGGTTACGATGAGTTTCCGGATGATCTGCGAAAGAAGATCGTTGCCCAGTATCCGCGCGTGAACTTCAAGCAGGACATCGCAAAGGCTTTTCTTGGCGGATTCGAACATAAGACCAGATCGGCCGAAGGAACCTGCAATGAAGACATCTGTTCCCACTTCATTCGCAATTACAAACGGAGCAACTTTTACGAACAGATTCAGAGTTCTGCATTCCCGAACTCTGAATAG
- a CDS encoding nucleoside permease: protein MKLQLRTRLSTMMFLEYFIWGAWYVTLGTWLAGSLHFTGQQIGLAAGTTAVGAIIAPFFVGIVADRFFATQKVLGFLHIIGAILLFVASIQASFTAFYVLILLYCLAFMPTLSLANSLAFRQMDDPKEEFGAIRVLGSGGWIVAGLLIGTMRLEATSTPMRLAALASLLMGLYSFTLPATPPLARTEKFSLDSIFPREAIKLLGERSMLIFVIASFLICIPLQFYYAFTNLFLNQTGVSNAAGKMTGGQMSELICMLLIPWFFRRLGVKYMLIAGMLAWVARYLLFAYGNVNAHMWMLWGGILLHGICYDFFFVTGQIYIDRKAPLNLRAAAQGIIIFITYGLGMFVGSWLSGAVVSHYALAAPVGMATYDWKSIWMFSAGASAVVLILFLFTFSDKGEDPKPLPAENADSLQVPI from the coding sequence ATGAAACTGCAGCTTAGAACGCGCCTGAGCACCATGATGTTTCTTGAATACTTTATATGGGGCGCATGGTATGTCACCCTGGGAACCTGGCTCGCAGGTTCGTTGCACTTTACCGGGCAGCAGATAGGGTTAGCCGCGGGAACTACGGCGGTCGGTGCCATTATTGCTCCGTTCTTTGTAGGCATTGTGGCAGATCGTTTTTTTGCTACCCAGAAGGTGCTCGGTTTTCTGCACATTATCGGAGCGATCCTGCTCTTCGTTGCTTCGATCCAGGCTTCGTTTACTGCTTTCTACGTTCTGATACTGCTGTACTGCCTGGCGTTTATGCCGACGCTTTCGCTGGCAAATTCTCTGGCGTTCCGGCAGATGGATGATCCAAAGGAAGAGTTTGGCGCAATCCGTGTTTTGGGCAGCGGCGGATGGATCGTTGCGGGGCTGCTGATCGGCACAATGCGTTTGGAGGCCACTTCGACGCCGATGCGGCTCGCCGCGCTGGCCTCGTTGCTGATGGGGCTTTATAGCTTTACGCTGCCTGCTACACCACCGCTTGCGCGAACAGAAAAGTTCTCGCTGGACAGCATCTTTCCTCGCGAGGCGATCAAACTGCTGGGCGAGCGGTCGATGCTCATCTTCGTGATTGCTTCTTTTCTGATCTGTATTCCGCTGCAGTTTTACTATGCATTTACGAATCTCTTTCTTAATCAGACTGGAGTCAGTAACGCTGCCGGCAAGATGACCGGCGGCCAGATGTCAGAGCTGATCTGTATGCTCCTGATCCCGTGGTTCTTTCGTCGGTTAGGTGTGAAATATATGCTGATCGCCGGTATGTTGGCCTGGGTTGCCCGATATCTTTTGTTTGCGTACGGCAACGTCAATGCACACATGTGGATGTTGTGGGGTGGCATCCTGCTTCATGGCATCTGCTACGACTTCTTCTTTGTCACGGGTCAAATTTACATCGACCGCAAAGCTCCGTTGAATCTTCGTGCGGCTGCACAAGGCATCATTATCTTCATTACTTATGGCCTGGGCATGTTTGTAGGGTCGTGGCTCTCGGGAGCCGTGGTCAGTCACTATGCGCTTGCTGCTCCTGTTGGCATGGCCACCTACGATTGGAAGTCGATCTGGATGTTCTCGGCTGGTGCCTCTGCGGTTGTTCTCATCCTGTTCCTCTTTACGTTTTCCGATAAGGGAGAAGATCCGAAGCCTCTTCCGGCTGAGAACGCCGATTCGTTACAGGTTCCAATTTAA
- a CDS encoding sugar phosphate isomerase/epimerase family protein has protein sequence MKGSTRREFLRNTGSLGAMALVGAAMGPATAWADPMGLPVGIQLYTVRGVIEKDTPGTLKQLHDIGYREVETAGFGKYSAKEFGQLIKDAGLSCPSAHLQLNGPEYGQVFDDAHALGVTYATSSTLSAWAPKPHTAMTHGWPKLGLDDFKRLAAKMNDVGTKAKAAGLQYAYHNHDLEFQKMPDGSYGYDVLLNETDHALVKFEIDCGWMVVGGASPVEYMKKHPGRFRMIHVKDFKAMPQAGKRPEGSELGAGFINYKPIFAEGRLAGIQHAFAEQEGPYTKPEMESAKIDYAYLHSMS, from the coding sequence ATGAAGGGAAGTACACGAAGAGAATTTCTGCGAAACACAGGCAGCCTTGGGGCGATGGCACTGGTAGGCGCGGCCATGGGACCGGCGACGGCGTGGGCCGATCCCATGGGGTTGCCGGTTGGGATTCAGCTCTATACCGTTCGCGGCGTGATCGAGAAGGATACTCCTGGGACTTTAAAACAGTTGCACGATATTGGTTATCGCGAAGTCGAGACTGCGGGCTTTGGCAAATACTCTGCTAAGGAGTTCGGTCAGCTTATCAAAGATGCAGGACTATCGTGTCCCAGTGCCCATCTGCAACTGAACGGTCCTGAATACGGCCAGGTCTTTGACGATGCTCATGCGCTAGGTGTGACCTACGCGACAAGCTCCACCTTATCGGCGTGGGCTCCAAAGCCGCACACGGCGATGACTCATGGATGGCCGAAGCTGGGGCTCGATGACTTTAAGAGGCTGGCAGCGAAGATGAATGATGTTGGGACGAAGGCCAAGGCTGCAGGTCTGCAGTATGCCTATCACAATCACGATCTTGAATTTCAGAAGATGCCGGATGGAAGTTATGGCTACGATGTGCTGCTCAACGAGACAGACCATGCGTTAGTGAAGTTTGAGATCGACTGCGGCTGGATGGTTGTAGGAGGAGCTAGTCCGGTAGAGTACATGAAGAAGCATCCCGGTCGGTTCCGCATGATCCACGTGAAGGACTTCAAGGCGATGCCTCAGGCTGGAAAACGCCCCGAGGGAAGCGAGCTTGGAGCAGGATTCATCAACTACAAGCCGATCTTCGCAGAGGGAAGGCTGGCAGGTATCCAACATGCTTTTGCGGAGCAGGAAGGTCCATATACAAAGCCGGAGATGGAGTCTGCAAAGATCGACTATGCCTATCTTCATTCCATGAGCTAA
- a CDS encoding outer membrane protein assembly factor BamB family protein, which yields MRIRSWAAVTVFTLFGMALWQVQARQANVVAAASRGSEATARDWPVYNGGVNGDHYSPLTQINRSNVSRLKVAWTFDMHEKGGLQTNPLVIGRILYAYTPSQKVIALDGATGKVIWTFSPEMPGGQPTRGLSYWTDGKESILFAGALTNLYALDPATGKLIPTFGDQGKIDLRKGLAEGDYTGVYLAPTTPGLVFKDMIIVGFRAPEEEPALHGDIRAFDVHTGALRWTFHTIPHPGEYGYETWPKDAWKITGAANNWAGMSLDEKRGILYAPTGSAVTDFYGYDRAGDDLFADTLLALDANTGKRIWHFQGVHHDIWDRDFPSPPALVTIHRDGKAIDAVAQTTKQGFVFLFDRANGKPLFPIEEKPFPASNVPGETTSPTQPIPQLPLPYARQLLTADMLTTRTPEAHAWAVEQFKTFRSEGQFIPFSVDKQTVVFPGFDGGAEWGGPAIDPRTGVIYVNANDIAWTGGLTATKTSGNAGTDLYQHQCSMCHGADRKGSPPAFPSLVHVDQRLSDAAITSLIHDGKARMPAFPGITGEKLDAILAFLKTDSDAMNTGKGNSAQKISAESSARTANTTLSSKSELGGAEAATARYHFTGYRKFLDPDGYPAIVPPWGTLNAIDLNTGKYLWKVPLGEYPELMAKGMKATGSENYGGPIITAGGVVIVSATIYDRKIRAFDSRTGKLLWEYELPYAGNATPATYMIDGKQYVVIAASGARNPAGPQGAAYVAFALPQRT from the coding sequence ATGCGAATTAGGAGTTGGGCTGCTGTTACTGTGTTTACTCTGTTCGGCATGGCGCTTTGGCAGGTGCAGGCAAGACAAGCCAACGTGGTTGCCGCAGCAAGTCGAGGATCTGAAGCTACAGCGCGAGATTGGCCTGTCTACAACGGCGGGGTCAATGGCGATCACTATTCGCCGTTGACGCAGATCAATCGCTCGAACGTAAGCCGGTTGAAGGTTGCATGGACGTTCGATATGCACGAAAAGGGTGGGTTGCAGACGAACCCGCTGGTGATCGGCCGGATACTCTACGCGTATACCCCATCGCAAAAGGTGATCGCTCTCGATGGCGCAACGGGTAAGGTGATCTGGACCTTCTCTCCAGAGATGCCCGGCGGCCAGCCTACGCGCGGGCTTAGCTACTGGACCGATGGCAAGGAGAGCATCCTGTTCGCTGGCGCTCTCACCAATCTTTATGCGCTTGATCCGGCGACAGGGAAGCTTATCCCGACCTTTGGAGATCAGGGCAAGATCGATCTTCGCAAGGGACTGGCCGAGGGCGACTATACCGGGGTATATCTCGCTCCTACCACTCCGGGTTTGGTCTTCAAGGATATGATCATCGTCGGATTTCGTGCGCCGGAGGAGGAGCCGGCACTGCATGGCGACATTCGCGCGTTCGATGTCCATACCGGCGCTCTTCGCTGGACCTTTCATACCATTCCTCATCCGGGCGAATATGGCTACGAAACGTGGCCGAAGGATGCGTGGAAGATTACTGGCGCAGCCAACAACTGGGCGGGCATGTCGCTTGATGAGAAGCGCGGCATTTTGTATGCGCCTACCGGTTCTGCTGTAACTGACTTTTACGGCTACGACCGTGCGGGCGACGATCTGTTTGCGGATACTCTGCTGGCGCTCGATGCCAACACTGGAAAACGGATATGGCACTTTCAGGGTGTTCATCACGATATATGGGACCGGGATTTTCCTTCTCCGCCAGCACTCGTGACAATTCATCGAGATGGCAAAGCGATTGATGCCGTAGCGCAGACTACGAAGCAGGGCTTTGTCTTTCTCTTCGATCGCGCAAACGGCAAGCCGCTGTTTCCTATTGAAGAGAAGCCATTTCCTGCATCGAATGTTCCCGGTGAGACGACCTCGCCGACACAGCCGATTCCGCAACTTCCACTGCCTTATGCTCGTCAGCTACTCACCGCGGATATGCTGACCACGCGAACGCCGGAGGCCCATGCCTGGGCGGTGGAGCAGTTCAAGACCTTTCGCAGTGAAGGTCAATTTATTCCTTTCAGCGTAGACAAGCAGACCGTGGTCTTTCCGGGTTTCGATGGCGGAGCCGAGTGGGGCGGGCCAGCCATCGATCCTCGTACTGGCGTCATCTATGTCAACGCCAACGATATTGCCTGGACGGGAGGATTGACGGCGACTAAAACGAGTGGCAATGCGGGGACGGATTTGTATCAACATCAATGCTCAATGTGTCACGGCGCAGATCGAAAGGGATCGCCACCGGCATTTCCGTCTTTGGTTCACGTCGATCAGCGACTGAGTGATGCTGCGATCACATCGTTGATTCACGATGGAAAGGCAAGAATGCCTGCTTTTCCAGGGATAACGGGAGAGAAGCTGGATGCGATCCTTGCGTTTCTCAAGACCGATTCCGACGCGATGAATACCGGAAAGGGTAATAGCGCGCAGAAGATCTCTGCCGAGAGTAGTGCGCGGACAGCCAATACGACGTTGTCGTCGAAGAGTGAGTTGGGAGGCGCTGAAGCTGCGACTGCGCGGTATCACTTTACCGGCTACCGTAAGTTTCTTGATCCTGATGGCTATCCAGCGATCGTTCCACCGTGGGGAACGCTCAATGCTATCGATCTAAACACAGGCAAATATCTTTGGAAGGTGCCGCTGGGGGAGTATCCCGAGCTGATGGCGAAAGGAATGAAGGCGACCGGCTCAGAGAACTATGGAGGGCCGATCATTACTGCGGGCGGTGTTGTGATTGTCAGTGCGACGATCTACGACAGGAAGATTCGAGCCTTCGACAGTCGAACCGGCAAGCTGCTTTGGGAGTACGAGCTTCCTTATGCAGGGAACGCAACGCCTGCAACGTACATGATCGATGGGAAGCAGTATGTGGTAATTGCTGCGAGCGGTGCGCGAAATCCTGCCGGACCGCAAGGCGCAGCCTATGTGGCGTTTGCCTTGCCGCAGCGAACCTGA
- a CDS encoding amidohydrolase family protein has product MRRRNFLKLAASAGASWATHPIRAAVPATPIPIIDAHIHLFDPSRPGGIPWPEPSDSVIYKPALPDRYERITAPLGVVGAIAVEASPLLSDNDWVLQVAAKNPVIVGVVGDLIPGAPDYAKELERLHTNPLFVGIRYGNLWKRDLGLDSKNPGFISGLKLVSEYGLELDSANPDNNLIRAIVEVSDQVPELRIVIDHLPAAPIPPPGAARNEYWSHLRHCASNPNIFIKLSEIPVRVGKDVQKDPAYYRERLDDIWNLFGEDRILYGSDWPNSDHLATYADTLALVRGYVMQKGNAACQKFFWKNSIAAYKWRPRNTSQKNL; this is encoded by the coding sequence TTGCGGCGCAGAAACTTTCTAAAACTCGCAGCGTCCGCAGGTGCATCGTGGGCGACGCATCCGATTCGGGCAGCCGTCCCGGCAACACCAATTCCTATTATCGATGCTCATATCCATCTCTTCGATCCAAGTCGACCCGGAGGGATTCCCTGGCCTGAGCCAAGCGATTCTGTTATCTATAAACCAGCGCTTCCAGATCGTTATGAGCGCATCACGGCGCCGCTTGGGGTAGTAGGGGCCATTGCCGTAGAAGCCAGCCCCTTGCTGAGCGACAACGACTGGGTGCTGCAGGTCGCAGCGAAGAACCCCGTAATCGTGGGAGTGGTTGGCGATCTTATACCCGGAGCACCGGATTACGCCAAAGAGTTAGAGCGTCTCCACACAAACCCTCTCTTTGTAGGCATTCGCTACGGCAATCTCTGGAAGCGGGATTTGGGATTGGACTCGAAAAACCCTGGATTTATCTCAGGCTTGAAATTGGTTTCAGAGTATGGTCTTGAACTAGACAGTGCTAATCCCGACAATAATCTGATTCGCGCGATCGTCGAGGTGTCGGATCAAGTTCCAGAGTTGCGCATAGTCATCGATCACTTGCCTGCCGCTCCTATTCCGCCTCCAGGTGCTGCACGTAACGAATACTGGTCGCATCTTCGTCACTGTGCGAGCAATCCAAACATCTTCATCAAGCTGTCGGAGATCCCCGTTAGAGTTGGCAAGGATGTCCAAAAAGACCCCGCCTACTATCGTGAGCGGCTCGATGATATCTGGAACCTTTTCGGAGAGGATCGCATTCTCTACGGTAGTGACTGGCCAAACAGCGATCATCTGGCAACATATGCCGATACACTCGCGCTTGTACGCGGCTATGTTATGCAAAAAGGTAACGCAGCGTGCCAAAAATTCTTCTGGAAAAACTCAATTGCGGCTTACAAATGGCGACCAAGAAACACAAGCCAGAAAAACCTGTAA
- the mak gene encoding fructokinase, with the protein MANKSGGAGSEMRIGIDLGGTKIEALAIDRDGKELVRHRVDTPQGDYDATVASMAALVRRIEEEIGRTATVGAGIPGCVSHVTGVVKNANSTWLNGKPLDKDLCKAMDREVRVANDANCLAISEATDGAAAGKRLVFGVILGTGCGGGIAINGHVHDGPNSIAGEWGHNPLPWMLPEELPGPACYCGKSGCLETWISGTGVAQDHKRVTGRELTTREIVAASEAGDPDAVATVNRFEDRLARGLAHVIDLLDPDVLVFGGGLSKVQQLYRNLPKILPRYVFGKEVATPIVQAKFGDSSGVRGAAWLWPNQ; encoded by the coding sequence GTGGCGAATAAGAGCGGTGGAGCAGGTTCGGAGATGCGGATTGGCATCGACCTTGGAGGAACGAAGATTGAAGCGCTTGCCATCGACAGAGATGGAAAGGAATTGGTTCGGCATCGTGTCGATACTCCGCAAGGCGACTATGATGCGACGGTAGCGTCGATGGCGGCGCTGGTTCGACGCATCGAAGAGGAGATAGGTCGAACCGCGACGGTGGGCGCGGGCATTCCCGGCTGCGTCTCGCATGTAACCGGAGTTGTGAAGAATGCCAATTCGACATGGCTGAATGGAAAGCCGCTGGATAAGGATCTGTGCAAGGCGATGGATCGCGAGGTGCGCGTTGCGAATGATGCAAATTGTCTTGCCATCTCCGAGGCTACCGATGGAGCGGCGGCGGGCAAGCGGCTGGTCTTTGGAGTGATTCTGGGGACGGGATGCGGCGGCGGCATCGCGATTAACGGTCACGTTCACGATGGGCCGAACAGCATTGCTGGTGAGTGGGGGCATAATCCGTTGCCGTGGATGCTGCCTGAGGAACTGCCGGGGCCTGCGTGCTATTGCGGGAAGAGCGGGTGTCTGGAGACGTGGATCTCGGGGACAGGTGTGGCGCAGGACCACAAGAGGGTGACGGGCAGGGAACTGACGACACGGGAGATTGTGGCGGCGTCGGAGGCCGGTGATCCTGATGCTGTGGCTACGGTGAATCGATTTGAGGACCGGTTGGCACGGGGATTGGCCCATGTGATCGATTTGCTGGATCCGGATGTGCTTGTCTTTGGCGGAGGATTGTCGAAGGTGCAACAGCTCTATCGGAATCTGCCGAAGATATTGCCGCGGTATGTCTTCGGCAAAGAAGTAGCTACGCCAATCGTGCAGGCTAAGTTTGGAGACTCCAGCGGAGTTCGCGGCGCGGCATGGCTGTGGCCGAATCAATGA